The Cellulomonas flavigena DSM 20109 DNA segment GCTCGTACCGCACGCCGTCCAGCACGACGGCGCCGCCGACGCCGTCGGCCGGCCCTCGACCGATGGCACGCGCCGTCACCCCGTCCAGCAGCAGCAGACCGGGACGCTCCCGGCTCGCCCACCACTCCTGCTCCTCGACGTCCTCGCCGGTGCGCAGCTCGACCCGGACGTACCAGTAGGGCGCGTCGCCCTCCCACGGGTCACCGGGCACGCCGGTGACGGTGCCGTCCTCGGCGACCACGGCCTCGGCCGGCACGGCGCGGGCCACGCCGCCGGCGGCGTCGGGCGAGCGTGTCAGGGCGGGCGTCGGCGTCCGCGCGTCGCTCGGCCCGGCCGTCGGCCCGCCGACGCCCGCGGGCGGGACGTCGGGGGTGACGACACCGGACGCGACCCCCCACGCCGTGCCGAGCACCGCCACGAGGACGAGGGCGGCTCCGCCGCCGCGCCGCGCCGCCCGGCGGCGGCGCGCCCGCTCCACGGCCCGCTCCGCATCGACCTCGGCAGGGGGGACGAGCAGGTCGAGCCGCTGCCGCAGCTCGGCCGCCCAGCTCTCGTCGGTCGTCGTCATCGCGCACCTCCCGCACCGGGACCCGCGGACCCGTGCGTGGACCGGTCCATCGTCTCCCGCAGCTGCCGCAGCGCGCGCGAGGCCGTCGACTTCACCGTTCCCACGGAGATGCCCAGGTCGTCGGCGACCTCCTGCTCGGACAGCCCCTCGAGATGCCGGAGCACCACCACGCGTCGCTGACGGGGCGTCAGCGTCGCGAGCGCCCGGGCGAGCTGGTCGCGGTCGTCGTGCAGCGACTGCCCGCCCTCCACGGCGCGCTCCGGCAGGTGCTCGGCCGCCGCGAGGACCTCCCGGCTGCGCCGTCGCCACGTCGAGACCCGCTGGTTCGCGAGCACCCGTCGTGCGTACGCCAGCGGCTCACGCTCGCGTGCACGGTCCCACGCCAGCCACGTGCGCACGAGCGCCTGCTGCACGAGCTCGTCCGCCTGGTGCACGTCACCGCACAGCAGCCAGGCGGTCCGTGCGAGCGCCGGACCGGAGTCCGCCACGAACGCGACGAACTCCTGGTCCCGGTCGCCACGGAGGGGCGGCACGAGCGGGACGCGCTCGTCCGCGTCCTTGCCCCCGCGTCGAGGACCACGCGCTGCGTCCGTCGTCGTCCCCACACCCTTCTCACGCGCGAGACGCCGCAAAGGTTGCGTCGCGGGGCGGGCGAGCCGGGCAGAGCGGCTCAGGCCTGGACGGCCTCGCCCTCGCCGAGGAGCTTGCGCAGGTACGCGTACGTGAGGTCGCCGGCCGTCTGGTCGTGCTGGTGCTCGTAGCCGGCCTTGTTGTAGAGGGCGATGTTCTGCAGCGAGTCGCGGCCGGTGAACACCCAGACCTCCTCGATGCCGTCGGGCAGCGTGGGCAGGATCGCCGAGAGCAGCTCCGTGCCGATGCCCTTGCCCTGCAGGTCCGGCGCGACGGCGAAGCGGCCCAGCGTCGCCTTGGTGCCCTCGACGAGGACGCGGATCGAGCCGACGAGACGGTGTCCCCACCACGCGCCGAGCGTGATGACGCCGTCCGCGCCCAGGTCGGCCTTGAGCTCCTTGAGGGTCTGCGTCAGCGGCGGGATGTTCGGGTCGCCGTACTGCTGCGCCTCGGTGACGAACGCGGCGCGGCGCAGCGTGAGCAGCTCACCCGCGTCGTCGACGGTCACGGGGCGGATGTCGAGGGCGGTCATGGGCGCCATGGTGTCAGCCCGCGGCGCCCGCGCACTACCCTCGGACCTCGTGTCCCCCACATCGCCCGTCGACCCGACGCACCTGGTCCTCACCCTGTCCTGCCCCGACCGCCCCGGCATCGTGGCGGCCGTCGCCGGGCTGCTCGCGCAGCACGGCGGCAACATCACCGAGTCGCAGCAGTTCGGCGACCCGCTGTCGGGGCTGTTCTTCATGCGGGTGCAGGTGACGACGGACGCCGGGGCGGACGCGTTGCGGGAGGACCTCCAGGCGCTGGCGGTGCGATTCGA contains these protein-coding regions:
- a CDS encoding SigE family RNA polymerase sigma factor → MPPLRGDRDQEFVAFVADSGPALARTAWLLCGDVHQADELVQQALVRTWLAWDRAREREPLAYARRVLANQRVSTWRRRSREVLAAAEHLPERAVEGGQSLHDDRDQLARALATLTPRQRRVVVLRHLEGLSEQEVADDLGISVGTVKSTASRALRQLRETMDRSTHGSAGPGAGGAR
- a CDS encoding GNAT family N-acetyltransferase, which translates into the protein MAPMTALDIRPVTVDDAGELLTLRRAAFVTEAQQYGDPNIPPLTQTLKELKADLGADGVITLGAWWGHRLVGSIRVLVEGTKATLGRFAVAPDLQGKGIGTELLSAILPTLPDGIEEVWVFTGRDSLQNIALYNKAGYEHQHDQTAGDLTYAYLRKLLGEGEAVQA